The genomic window CTGGTGGGGCAGGTCTGCGGTGGGCTGGCCTTCGCCCATGCCCGCGGGATCATCCACCGGGACCTGAAACCCAGCAACCTGCTCATCACCCGCGAGGGGGTCGCGAAAGTGGGGGACTTCGGCATCGCCCACCTGATGGACACCCCCGGCCTCACCCAGCCCGGGCAGACCCTGGGCACGCTGGCCTACATGTCCCCCGAGCAGATCCGGGGGGAGCGCCTCACTCCTGCCTCCGATGTGTTCTCCCTCGGCATCGTCCTCTACGAGCTCCTGACCGGCCAGCGCCCCTTCGCGGAGGACGAGGCGGAGAGCGTGACGGCCAAGATCATCGCCGACCGCCCCGTCTCGCCCCGCCGCCTGAAGCGCGGGATCCCCCGCGCCGCACAGCGGATCATTCTGAAGTGCCTGCGGAAGCGACCGGAGGCGCGATTCCGCACCTGCACCGCCCTGGAGCGCGGCATTCGCCGAGCCCTCGGCGGGAAACCGGCGGAGTGGGAGGTTCTCGTCCGGCGCTACCTCGAGCTGCTCCCGACCGAGGGGGAAGCCTCCCCCGGCCTCGGCCGCCGCCTCCGGATCCCCGGTCACTTCGCCCGGCGCCTGCGGCGCTTCGCCCTCGCG from Candidatus Methylomirabilis sp. includes these protein-coding regions:
- a CDS encoding serine/threonine-protein kinase, which gives rise to MEEVEEATTLNARDAGKGPSGQRLGNYILLEELGGGGMATIYKGHHAFLDRPVAIKELKSRFRRDSELQDRFQREARAAANLPHRNIVQVYDFWRDREHRYLVMELVEGLDAAAVLRRVGALPPYVALALVGQVCGGLAFAHARGIIHRDLKPSNLLITREGVAKVGDFGIAHLMDTPGLTQPGQTLGTLAYMSPEQIRGERLTPASDVFSLGIVLYELLTGQRPFAEDEAESVTAKIIADRPVSPRRLKRGIPRAAQRIILKCLRKRPEARFRTCTALERGIRRALGGKPAEWEVLVRRYLELLPTEGEASPGLGRRLRIPGHFARRLRRFALAAGLMGAAAYGGLALTGAPASLGSTLNWAQTLLPGWSTPSPRVPEQGPRPPRTRTIRPAGRGATTEPRR